The following coding sequences lie in one Clarias gariepinus isolate MV-2021 ecotype Netherlands chromosome 27, CGAR_prim_01v2, whole genome shotgun sequence genomic window:
- the ppm1ab gene encoding protein phosphatase, Mg2+/Mn2+ dependent, 1Ab isoform X3, with protein MGAFLDKPKMEKFNAHGEGNGVRYGLSSMQGWRVEMEDAHTAVIGLPHGLSSWAFFAVYDGHAGSQVARYCCEHLLEHITSNPDFRVGGPGRGSEVSHPEPSVESVKNGIRTGFLQIDEHMRAMSERKHGADRSGSTAVGIMISPSHVYFINCGDSRALLSRGGRVHFFTQDHKPNNPLEKERIQNAGGAVMIQRVNGSLAVSRALGDFDYKCVHGKGPTEQLVSPEPEVYEIERDDAEDEFVVLACDGIWDVMTNEELCDYVRSRLEVTEDLEMVCNEIVDTCLYKGSRDNMSVVLVCFPGAPKINPEAVKREAELDKYLQNKVEELIKKQGVDRIPDLAHVMCVLATESIPNLPPGGELASKRSVVEEIYNRLNPNQSDSTHFAIQCDSLNHQ; from the exons ATGGGTGCGTTCTTGGACAAGCCAAAGATGGAGAAGTTTAATGCGCACGGTGAGGGGAACGGTGTGCGCTATGGCCTGAGCAGCATGCAGGGATGGCGGGTGGAGATGGAGGACGCGCACACAGCGGTCATTGGACTTCCCCACGGCCTGAGCTCATGGGCGTTTTTCGCCGTTTACGATGGACACGCTGGCTCCCAGGTGGCGCGGTACTGCTGCGAACATCTGTTGGAGCACATCACCAGCAACCCAGATTTCAGAGTTGGAGGCCCAGGCAGAGGCAGCGAAGTTAGTCATCCTGAGCCGTCGGTGGAGAGCGTGAAGAATGGCATTCGCACAGGTTTCCTGCAGATCGACGAGCACATGCGGGCTATGTCAGAGCGCAAGCACGGCGCTGACCGCAGTGGCTCTACGGCCGTGGGAATCATGATCTCTCCGAGCCATGTCTATTTTATTAACTGTGGTGACTCGCGGGCGCTGCTGAGCCGTGGTGGCCGGGTCCACTTCTTTACTCAAGACCACAAGCCAAACAACCCTTTGGAAAAAGAGAGGATTCAGAACGCAGGCGGTGCCGTTATGATTCAGCGGGTCAACGGTTCTCTGGCTGTCTCTCGTGCTCTTGGCGATTTTGATTACAAGTGTGTGCATGGCAAAGGCCCCACAGAGCAGCTGGTATCTCCAGAGCCTGAGGTGTATGAGATCGAAAGAGATGACGCCGAGGATGAGTTTGTAGTACTGGCCTGTGATGGAATCTGGGACGTCATGACCAATGAGGAACTATGTGACTATGTGCGCTCACGGCTAGAGGTGACCGAGGACCTGGAGATGGTGTGTAACGAAATAGTGGACACCTGTTTGTACAAG GGTAGCCGTGACAACATGAGTGTGGTACTGGTATGTTTTCCAGGTGCACCCAAGATCAATCCAGAAGCCGTGAAGAGAGAAGCAGAGCTGGATAAGTACTTGCAGAACAAAGTAGAAG AACTCATTAAGAAGCAGGGCGTGGACCGCATTCCAGACTTAGCccatgtgatgtgtgtgttagcaACGGAGAGCATCCCCAACCTTCCGCCTGGGGGAGAGCTGGCCAGCAA ACGCAGTGTTGTAGAGGAAATATACAACAGACTCAACCCAAACCAAAGTGACAGCACA CATTTTGCAATTCAATGTGACTCTCTCAATCATCAGTGA
- the ppm1ab gene encoding protein phosphatase, Mg2+/Mn2+ dependent, 1Ab isoform X1, giving the protein MGAFLDKPKMEKFNAHGEGNGVRYGLSSMQGWRVEMEDAHTAVIGLPHGLSSWAFFAVYDGHAGSQVARYCCEHLLEHITSNPDFRVGGPGRGSEVSHPEPSVESVKNGIRTGFLQIDEHMRAMSERKHGADRSGSTAVGIMISPSHVYFINCGDSRALLSRGGRVHFFTQDHKPNNPLEKERIQNAGGAVMIQRVNGSLAVSRALGDFDYKCVHGKGPTEQLVSPEPEVYEIERDDAEDEFVVLACDGIWDVMTNEELCDYVRSRLEVTEDLEMVCNEIVDTCLYKGSRDNMSVVLVCFPGAPKINPEAVKREAELDKYLQNKVEELIKKQGVDRIPDLAHVMCVLATESIPNLPPGGELASKRSVVEEIYNRLNPNQSDSTKKALKSSYNNTKDFQV; this is encoded by the exons ATGGGTGCGTTCTTGGACAAGCCAAAGATGGAGAAGTTTAATGCGCACGGTGAGGGGAACGGTGTGCGCTATGGCCTGAGCAGCATGCAGGGATGGCGGGTGGAGATGGAGGACGCGCACACAGCGGTCATTGGACTTCCCCACGGCCTGAGCTCATGGGCGTTTTTCGCCGTTTACGATGGACACGCTGGCTCCCAGGTGGCGCGGTACTGCTGCGAACATCTGTTGGAGCACATCACCAGCAACCCAGATTTCAGAGTTGGAGGCCCAGGCAGAGGCAGCGAAGTTAGTCATCCTGAGCCGTCGGTGGAGAGCGTGAAGAATGGCATTCGCACAGGTTTCCTGCAGATCGACGAGCACATGCGGGCTATGTCAGAGCGCAAGCACGGCGCTGACCGCAGTGGCTCTACGGCCGTGGGAATCATGATCTCTCCGAGCCATGTCTATTTTATTAACTGTGGTGACTCGCGGGCGCTGCTGAGCCGTGGTGGCCGGGTCCACTTCTTTACTCAAGACCACAAGCCAAACAACCCTTTGGAAAAAGAGAGGATTCAGAACGCAGGCGGTGCCGTTATGATTCAGCGGGTCAACGGTTCTCTGGCTGTCTCTCGTGCTCTTGGCGATTTTGATTACAAGTGTGTGCATGGCAAAGGCCCCACAGAGCAGCTGGTATCTCCAGAGCCTGAGGTGTATGAGATCGAAAGAGATGACGCCGAGGATGAGTTTGTAGTACTGGCCTGTGATGGAATCTGGGACGTCATGACCAATGAGGAACTATGTGACTATGTGCGCTCACGGCTAGAGGTGACCGAGGACCTGGAGATGGTGTGTAACGAAATAGTGGACACCTGTTTGTACAAG GGTAGCCGTGACAACATGAGTGTGGTACTGGTATGTTTTCCAGGTGCACCCAAGATCAATCCAGAAGCCGTGAAGAGAGAAGCAGAGCTGGATAAGTACTTGCAGAACAAAGTAGAAG AACTCATTAAGAAGCAGGGCGTGGACCGCATTCCAGACTTAGCccatgtgatgtgtgtgttagcaACGGAGAGCATCCCCAACCTTCCGCCTGGGGGAGAGCTGGCCAGCAA ACGCAGTGTTGTAGAGGAAATATACAACAGACTCAACCCAAACCAAAGTGACAGCACA aaaaagGCACTGAAATCATCATACAATAACACCAAGGACTTCCAGGTTTAA
- the ppm1ab gene encoding protein phosphatase, Mg2+/Mn2+ dependent, 1Ab isoform X2, with amino-acid sequence MGAFLDKPKMEKFNAHGEGNGVRYGLSSMQGWRVEMEDAHTAVIGLPHGLSSWAFFAVYDGHAGSQVARYCCEHLLEHITSNPDFRVGGPGRGSEVSHPEPSVESVKNGIRTGFLQIDEHMRAMSERKHGADRSGSTAVGIMISPSHVYFINCGDSRALLSRGGRVHFFTQDHKPNNPLEKERIQNAGGAVMIQRVNGSLAVSRALGDFDYKCVHGKGPTEQLVSPEPEVYEIERDDAEDEFVVLACDGIWDVMTNEELCDYVRSRLEVTEDLEMVCNEIVDTCLYKGSRDNMSVVLVCFPGAPKINPEAVKREAELDKYLQNKVEELIKKQGVDRIPDLAHVMCVLATESIPNLPPGGELASKRSVVEEIYNRLNPNQSDSTCGATNWGNVCGSSRL; translated from the exons ATGGGTGCGTTCTTGGACAAGCCAAAGATGGAGAAGTTTAATGCGCACGGTGAGGGGAACGGTGTGCGCTATGGCCTGAGCAGCATGCAGGGATGGCGGGTGGAGATGGAGGACGCGCACACAGCGGTCATTGGACTTCCCCACGGCCTGAGCTCATGGGCGTTTTTCGCCGTTTACGATGGACACGCTGGCTCCCAGGTGGCGCGGTACTGCTGCGAACATCTGTTGGAGCACATCACCAGCAACCCAGATTTCAGAGTTGGAGGCCCAGGCAGAGGCAGCGAAGTTAGTCATCCTGAGCCGTCGGTGGAGAGCGTGAAGAATGGCATTCGCACAGGTTTCCTGCAGATCGACGAGCACATGCGGGCTATGTCAGAGCGCAAGCACGGCGCTGACCGCAGTGGCTCTACGGCCGTGGGAATCATGATCTCTCCGAGCCATGTCTATTTTATTAACTGTGGTGACTCGCGGGCGCTGCTGAGCCGTGGTGGCCGGGTCCACTTCTTTACTCAAGACCACAAGCCAAACAACCCTTTGGAAAAAGAGAGGATTCAGAACGCAGGCGGTGCCGTTATGATTCAGCGGGTCAACGGTTCTCTGGCTGTCTCTCGTGCTCTTGGCGATTTTGATTACAAGTGTGTGCATGGCAAAGGCCCCACAGAGCAGCTGGTATCTCCAGAGCCTGAGGTGTATGAGATCGAAAGAGATGACGCCGAGGATGAGTTTGTAGTACTGGCCTGTGATGGAATCTGGGACGTCATGACCAATGAGGAACTATGTGACTATGTGCGCTCACGGCTAGAGGTGACCGAGGACCTGGAGATGGTGTGTAACGAAATAGTGGACACCTGTTTGTACAAG GGTAGCCGTGACAACATGAGTGTGGTACTGGTATGTTTTCCAGGTGCACCCAAGATCAATCCAGAAGCCGTGAAGAGAGAAGCAGAGCTGGATAAGTACTTGCAGAACAAAGTAGAAG AACTCATTAAGAAGCAGGGCGTGGACCGCATTCCAGACTTAGCccatgtgatgtgtgtgttagcaACGGAGAGCATCCCCAACCTTCCGCCTGGGGGAGAGCTGGCCAGCAA ACGCAGTGTTGTAGAGGAAATATACAACAGACTCAACCCAAACCAAAGTGACAGCACA TGTGGAGCCACCAACTGGGGCAATGTATGTGGATCCTCCAGGCTCTAA